In Alosa sapidissima isolate fAloSap1 chromosome 4, fAloSap1.pri, whole genome shotgun sequence, the following are encoded in one genomic region:
- the LOC121706925 gene encoding MKRN2 opposite strand protein, with product MDKSVVRFSHCNKDIFCFFVPEECPECGLSFSGRRLEEAPVSIPDPFCNGHTSPCSFLVAPTDENKLRDFDGGFDLHTGITNTKGVVFNYTKVGVRRDYQGWERCISIPLVQPDMYNLIDQWDQYLEKFSTAQMWDPVWQSFNEETHNCYNYTLMFINCVLATQGKRALSKDEFTKSFVLPRIKRASKYTTLCREISQNHFYIVDSPQKKTSETDADCKT from the exons ATGGATAAGAGTGTGGTGAGGTTCAGCCACTGCAACAAGGATATCTTTTGTTTCTTCGTGCCGGAGGAATGCCCCGAGTGTGGGCTCAGCTTCAGCGGCCGGAGGCTGGAGGAGGCACCCGTTAGCATACCTGACCCTTTCTGCAATGGACACACATCTCCATGCTCCTTCCTGGTGGCTCCAACAGATGAAAACAAACTCAG AGATTTTGATGGAGGATTTGATCTTCATACAGGCATCACCAACACTAAGG GTGTGGTGTTTAACTATACCAAAGTCGGAGTGCGCAGAGATTACCAGGGCTGGGAGAGATGCATCAGCATTCCTCTGGTCCAGCCTGACATGTACAACCTCATAGACCAGTGGGATCAGTACCTGGAGAAGTTCTCCACTGCCCAGATGTGGGACCCGGTCTGGCAAAG CTTTAATGAGGAGACCCAcaactgctacaactacacacTCATGTTCATAAACTGTGTGTTAGCAACTCAGGGCAAACGTGCCCTCAGCAAAGATGAGTTCACAAAGAGTTTTGTGCTTCCTCGGATAAAGCGGGCATCCAAATACACCACCCTCTGCAGAGAGATCTCCCAGAACCACTTCTATATCGTGGACAGTCCTCAGAAGAAGACCAGTGAGACAGATGCAGATTGCAAGACTTAA
- the mkrn2os.1 gene encoding MKRN2 opposite strand, tandem duplicate 1, which translates to MERTIIKFNHCKKAIYRFPVVNVEMDGPGENEFKQCPICSETLMFDLLNAPVSIPSPFVNGHKVPCAFGIGSVHGPSFLGEWHDTELHVGITNSTGVVYNYTLSGLQRDEHGWEKCVCLQLVPPWREHLKHTWDKELEQFCSHSTWAPERFHEEREFGSCCYGFALAFINHIRTLEGKPSLSREEFTGTHILPRVKTISKYIRVYQEISQNGFYIANQMEM; encoded by the exons ATGGAGAGAACAATTATCAAATTCAACCATTGTAAAAAGGCCATCTATCGTTTTCCAGTTGTAAATGTAGAAATGGATGGTCCAGGAGAAAACGAATTCAAACAATGTCCCATCTGTTCTGAGACTTTAATGTTTGACCTCCTCAACGCACCTGTCAGCATTCCGAGTCCATTTGTCAATGGACACAAAGTTCCTTGTGCTTTTGGAATCGGATCTGTGCACGGACCGTCTTTCCTCGG ggAATGGCATGACACGGAGCTTCACGTTGGCATAACAAATTCCACAG GTGTGGTATATAACTATACCTTATCAGGACTCCAGAGAGATGAACATGGCTGGGAGAAATGTGTATGTTTGCAATTAGTCCCACCTTGGAGAGAGCATTTAAAACATACCTGGGACAAGGAGCTTGAACAATTCTGCTCCCATTCTACTTGGGCACCAGAACG GTTTCACGAGGAGAGGGAGTTTGGATCCTGCTGCTATGGTTTCGCCCTTGCCTTTATAAACCACATACGTACCCTGGAAGGGAAACCCTCTTTGAGTAGAGAGGAATTCACAGGGACTCACATTCTTCCTAGAGTTAAGACGATCTCAAAATACATCAGAGTTTATCAAGAAATATCACAGAATGGTTTTTATATTGCTAACCAAATGGAAATGTAA
- the mkrn2 gene encoding probable E3 ubiquitin-protein ligase makorin-2 — protein MKMSTKQVTCRYFLHGVCREGSRCMFSHDLATSKPSTICKFYQKGVCAYGDRCRYDHVKLSGGRGGGVGGGTSSGAVSGPPGVDVASRSSTSSGPPMSGGGPPTNTGRPAKKSVVLRDRALGCERGLLHPAESAEVLEDRWEYRDGGGQAKSHSYLDAIRTGLECSAAATPSSSSSSSSYPEMPQTQLCPYAAAGQCHYGNNCPYLHGDLCEICRLQVLHPLDPEQRRAHEKMCMIAFEMDMEKAFRAQQSQDKVCSICMEVVYEKATPSDRRFGILSSCCHTYCLSCIRQWRCAKQFENKIIKSCPECRVVSEFVIPSVYWVEDQDEKNRLIEEFKSGVSKKPCKYFDQGRGTCPFGGKCLYLHAYPDGTLAEPDKPRKQLSSEGNVRFLNSVRLWDFIEEREHRGASQYEDEVNELGDLFMQLSGAGSESGAPGPH, from the exons atgaaaatgtccacaaagcAAGTAACCTGCAG ATATTTCCTCCATGGCGTGTGTCGAGAAGGGAGCAGATGTATGTTTTCACATGATCTGGCAACAAGTAAACCGTCAACTATATGTAAATTTTATCAGAAAGGTGTTTGTGCCTATGGAGACCGCTGCAG GTATGACCACGTCAAGCTCTCAGGTGGTCGAGGAGGTGGAGTAGGGGGTGGcaccagcagcggtgctgtcaGTGGGCCTCCAGGTGTTGATGTGGCCAGCAGAAGCAGCACCAGTTCAGGACCTCCAATGTCAGGAGGTGGTCCACCAACAAACACTGGGAGACCGGCCAAAAAGTCAGTGGTGCTAAGAGACAGAG CACTGGGCTGTGAGCGAGGCCTCCTCCACCCAGCAGAGAGTGCGGAGGTGCTGGAAGACCGCTGGGAGTACCGAGACGGCGGCGGGCAGGCCAAATCCCACTCCTACCTGGACGCCATCCGGACCGGGCTGGAGTGCTCTGCCGCCgcgaccccctcctcctcctcctcctcatcctcctacCCGGAGATGCCCCAGACACAACTGTGCCCTTATGCGGCTGCTGGACAGTGTCACTATGGCAACAACTGTCCCTATCTCCATGGGGACCTGTGTGAGATATGCAGGCTTCAGGTGCTGCACCCACTGGACCCTGAGCAGAGAAGAGCTCATGAAAAG ATGTGCATGATTGCCTTTGAGATGGACATGGAGAAGGCCTTCCGGGCCCAGCAGAGCCAGGACAAGGTGTGCAGCATCTGCATGGAGGTGGTGTATGAGAAGGCCACGCCCTCCGATCGACGCTTCGGCATCCTGTCCAGCTGCTGCCATACCTACTGTCTCAGCTGCATTCGCCAGTGGCGCTGCGCCAAGCAGTTTGAGAACAAGATCATCAA GTCTTGTCCCGAGTGTAGAGTTGTGTCTGAGTTCGTCATTCCCAGTGTGTACTGGGTAGAAGATCAGGATGAGAAGAATCGCCTCATTGAAGAGTTCAAATCTGGCGTCAG TAAGAAGCCCTGCAAGTACTTTGACCAAGGACGAGGAACCTGCCCATTTGGAGGGAAGTGTCTCTATTTGCATGCCTATCCTGACGGCACACTGGCAGAACCTGACAAGCCTCGCAAGCAGCTCAGCTCCGAGGGAAACGTGCGG TTCCTGAACTCCGTGCGCCTGTGGGACTTCATAGAGGAGCGTGAGCACCGCGGGGCCTCCCAGTACGAAGACGAGGTGAACGAGTTGGGGGATCTCTTCATGCAGCTGTCGGGAGCAGGGAGCGAGAGTGGGGCCCCAGGACCTCACTGA
- the raf1b gene encoding RAF proto-oncogene serine/threonine-protein kinase isoform X2: MEHIQGAWRTLSNGFGFKDSVFEDACMSPTIIKSFPYQRRASDDGKMADSSKTSSTIRVYLPNQQRTVVNVRPGMTLHNCLIKALKVRGLQPECCAVFRLHPGQRRKTRMDWNTDSTSLIGEELLVEVLDHVPLTTHNFVRKTFLKLAFCDICQKFLLNGFRCQTCGYKFHEHCSTKVPTMCIDWNNIRQLLLFPSPGEGGGPSLPPLTSRRMRDSLSRFPVSSHHRHSTPHAFNYIAPYPSSEPSLSHRQRSTSTPNVHMVSTTLPVDGTAFELDRLKAPASSWSRRFCQRRRVGTVCFSNPLIDVTQDRHEKDALRSHESGSPPNLSPTGWTQPKAPAPMHRERAATSNTQEKNRIRPRDKRDSSYYWEIEASEVVLHSRIGSGSFGTVYKGKWHGDVAVKILKVTDPTPEQFQAFRNEVAVLRKTRHVNILLFMGYMTKDNLAIVTQWCDGSSLYKHLHVQETNLQMFQLIDIARQTAQGMDYLHAKNIIHRDMKSNNIFLHEGLTVKIGDFGLATVKARWSGSHQVEQPSGSILWMAPEVLRMQDNNPYSFQSDVYSYGIVLYELMTGELPYSMIANRDQIIYMVGRGYLSPDLSKLYKSCPKAMKRLVADCIKKSRDDRPLFPQILSSIELLQHSLPKINRSASEPSMHRATHTEDINACTLTSTRLPVF; the protein is encoded by the exons ATGGAGCACATTCAAGGAGCCTGGAGGACTCTCAGCAATGGGTTTGGGTTCAAGGACTCTGTGTTTGAGGACGCGTGCATGTCCCCCACCATCATTAAAAGCTTCCCCTATCAGAGACGTGCGTCAGATGATGGGAAGATGGCCGACTCCTCCAAAACAAGCAGCACAATTCGAGTGTACCTGCCTAATCAACAGCGCACTGTG GTGAATGTGCGTCCTGGAATGACTTTGCACAACTGCCTAATCAAAGCTCTCAAGGTCAGAGGGCTACAGCCAGAGTGCTGTGCTGTCTTCAGACTACATCCAGGACAAAGAAG AAAAACACGCATGGATTGGAACACAGATTCTACCTCACTCATCGGGGAGGAGCTCCTGGTAGAAGTGTTAGACCATGTACCTCTCACCACGCACAATTTT GTTCGGAAAACATTTCTGAAGTTGGCTTTCTGTGACATCTGTCAGAAGTTCCTGCTGAATGGCTTCCGATGCCAGACTTGTGGCTATAAGTTCCATGAGCACTGCAGTACCAAAGTCCCCACCATGTGTATTGACTGGAACAACATCCGTCAGCTCCT GTTGTTCCCAAGCCCAGGTGAAGGTGGGGGTCCgtccctcccccctctcacaAGCCGGCGCATGCGAGACTCCCTGTCCAGGTTTCCCGTCAG CTCCCATCACAGACACTCAACGCCTCATGCCTTTAACTACATCGCCCCATACCCGTCCTCAGAGCCTTCTCTCTCCCACCGTCAGAGGTCAACGTCCACACCCAACGTCCACATGGTCAGCACCACCCTGCCTGTGGACGGCACTGCCTTTGAG CTAGATAGGCTGAAAGCCCCTGCTAGTTCCTGGAGCCGGCGCTTTTGCCAGAGGAGAAGAGTAGGGACTGTTTGTTTCTCCAATCCTTTAATTGATGTCACCCAAGACCGTCATGAAAAG GATGCATTGAGAAGTCATGAGTCTG GGAGTCCTCCAAACCTGAGTCCCACTGGCTGGACTCAGCCAAAAGCGCCAGCTcccatgcacagagagagagctgccaCGTCCAACACTCAGGAAAAGAACCGAATC CGTCCAAGAGACAAGAGAGACTCCAGCTACTACTGGGAGATCGAGGCCAGCGAGGTGGTGCTCCACTCCCGGATAGGCTCTGGCTCATTTGGAACGGTCTACAAAGGGAAATGGCACG GTGACGTCGCAGTAAAAATCTTAAAGGTCACTGACCCCACACCAGAGCAATTCCAGGCCTTCCGCAACGAGGTGGCTGTTCTCAG GAAGACTCGGCATGTCAACATCCTGTTGTTCATGGGATACATGACCAAGGACAATCTGGCCATTGTGACCCAGTGGTGTGATGGCAGCAGCCTGTACAAGCACCTGCACGTCCAAGAGACCAACCTCCAGATGTTTCAGCTGATTGATATCGCGAGGCAGACCGCTCAGGGCATGGA TTATTTGCATGCAAAGAATATCATCCATCGGGACATGAAGTCAAACA ACATCTTCCTTCATGAGGGCCTGACTGTGAAGATCGGGGACTTTGGCCTGGCCACAGTGAAGGCCAGGTGGAGCGGCTCTCATCAGGTGGAACAGCCCTCGGGATCCATACTGTGGATG GCTCCTGAGGTGCTGCGGATGCAGGACAACAACCCTTACAGTTTCCAGTCAGACGTGTACTCCTATGGAATTGTCCTCTATGAGCTGATGACCGGGGAACTGCCCTATTCCATGATCGCAAACCGAGACCAG ATTATCTACATGGTTGGACGGGGGTACCTATCTCCAGACCTCAGTAAGCTGTACAAGAGTTGCCCCAAAGCCATGAAGAGACTCGTCGCTGACTGCATCAAGAAGTCTAGAGATGACAGGCCTCTGTTCCCACAG ATCCTGTCCTCTATTGAGCTGCTGCAGCACTCCCTTCCCAAAATCAACCGCAGCGCCTCCGAGCCCTCCATGCACCGAGCCACACACACCGAGGACATCAACGCCTGCACTTTGACCTCCACACGGCTCCCCGTCTTTTAG
- the raf1b gene encoding RAF proto-oncogene serine/threonine-protein kinase isoform X4 — translation MEHIQGAWRTLSNGFGFKDSVFEDACMSPTIIKSFPYQRRASDDGKMADSSKTSSTIRVYLPNQQRTVVNVRPGMTLHNCLIKALKVRGLQPECCAVFRLHPGQRRKTRMDWNTDSTSLIGEELLVEVLDHVPLTTHNFVRKTFLKLAFCDICQKFLLNGFRCQTCGYKFHEHCSTKVPTMCIDWNNIRQLLLFPSPGEGGGPSLPPLTSRRMRDSLSRFPVSSHHRHSTPHAFNYIAPYPSSEPSLSHRQRSTSTPNVHMVSTTLPVDGTAFEDALRSHESGSPPNLSPTGWTQPKAPAPMHRERAATSNTQEKNRIRPRDKRDSSYYWEIEASEVVLHSRIGSGSFGTVYKGKWHGDVAVKILKVTDPTPEQFQAFRNEVAVLRKTRHVNILLFMGYMTKDNLAIVTQWCDGSSLYKHLHVQETNLQMFQLIDIARQTAQGMDYLHAKNIIHRDMKSNNIFLHEGLTVKIGDFGLATVKARWSGSHQVEQPSGSILWMAPEVLRMQDNNPYSFQSDVYSYGIVLYELMTGELPYSMIANRDQIIYMVGRGYLSPDLSKLYKSCPKAMKRLVADCIKKSRDDRPLFPQILSSIELLQHSLPKINRSASEPSMHRATHTEDINACTLTSTRLPVF, via the exons ATGGAGCACATTCAAGGAGCCTGGAGGACTCTCAGCAATGGGTTTGGGTTCAAGGACTCTGTGTTTGAGGACGCGTGCATGTCCCCCACCATCATTAAAAGCTTCCCCTATCAGAGACGTGCGTCAGATGATGGGAAGATGGCCGACTCCTCCAAAACAAGCAGCACAATTCGAGTGTACCTGCCTAATCAACAGCGCACTGTG GTGAATGTGCGTCCTGGAATGACTTTGCACAACTGCCTAATCAAAGCTCTCAAGGTCAGAGGGCTACAGCCAGAGTGCTGTGCTGTCTTCAGACTACATCCAGGACAAAGAAG AAAAACACGCATGGATTGGAACACAGATTCTACCTCACTCATCGGGGAGGAGCTCCTGGTAGAAGTGTTAGACCATGTACCTCTCACCACGCACAATTTT GTTCGGAAAACATTTCTGAAGTTGGCTTTCTGTGACATCTGTCAGAAGTTCCTGCTGAATGGCTTCCGATGCCAGACTTGTGGCTATAAGTTCCATGAGCACTGCAGTACCAAAGTCCCCACCATGTGTATTGACTGGAACAACATCCGTCAGCTCCT GTTGTTCCCAAGCCCAGGTGAAGGTGGGGGTCCgtccctcccccctctcacaAGCCGGCGCATGCGAGACTCCCTGTCCAGGTTTCCCGTCAG CTCCCATCACAGACACTCAACGCCTCATGCCTTTAACTACATCGCCCCATACCCGTCCTCAGAGCCTTCTCTCTCCCACCGTCAGAGGTCAACGTCCACACCCAACGTCCACATGGTCAGCACCACCCTGCCTGTGGACGGCACTGCCTTTGAG GATGCATTGAGAAGTCATGAGTCTG GGAGTCCTCCAAACCTGAGTCCCACTGGCTGGACTCAGCCAAAAGCGCCAGCTcccatgcacagagagagagctgccaCGTCCAACACTCAGGAAAAGAACCGAATC CGTCCAAGAGACAAGAGAGACTCCAGCTACTACTGGGAGATCGAGGCCAGCGAGGTGGTGCTCCACTCCCGGATAGGCTCTGGCTCATTTGGAACGGTCTACAAAGGGAAATGGCACG GTGACGTCGCAGTAAAAATCTTAAAGGTCACTGACCCCACACCAGAGCAATTCCAGGCCTTCCGCAACGAGGTGGCTGTTCTCAG GAAGACTCGGCATGTCAACATCCTGTTGTTCATGGGATACATGACCAAGGACAATCTGGCCATTGTGACCCAGTGGTGTGATGGCAGCAGCCTGTACAAGCACCTGCACGTCCAAGAGACCAACCTCCAGATGTTTCAGCTGATTGATATCGCGAGGCAGACCGCTCAGGGCATGGA TTATTTGCATGCAAAGAATATCATCCATCGGGACATGAAGTCAAACA ACATCTTCCTTCATGAGGGCCTGACTGTGAAGATCGGGGACTTTGGCCTGGCCACAGTGAAGGCCAGGTGGAGCGGCTCTCATCAGGTGGAACAGCCCTCGGGATCCATACTGTGGATG GCTCCTGAGGTGCTGCGGATGCAGGACAACAACCCTTACAGTTTCCAGTCAGACGTGTACTCCTATGGAATTGTCCTCTATGAGCTGATGACCGGGGAACTGCCCTATTCCATGATCGCAAACCGAGACCAG ATTATCTACATGGTTGGACGGGGGTACCTATCTCCAGACCTCAGTAAGCTGTACAAGAGTTGCCCCAAAGCCATGAAGAGACTCGTCGCTGACTGCATCAAGAAGTCTAGAGATGACAGGCCTCTGTTCCCACAG ATCCTGTCCTCTATTGAGCTGCTGCAGCACTCCCTTCCCAAAATCAACCGCAGCGCCTCCGAGCCCTCCATGCACCGAGCCACACACACCGAGGACATCAACGCCTGCACTTTGACCTCCACACGGCTCCCCGTCTTTTAG
- the raf1b gene encoding RAF proto-oncogene serine/threonine-protein kinase isoform X3 yields the protein MEHIQGAWRTLSNGFGFKDSVFEDACMSPTIIKSFPYQRRASDDGKMADSSKTSSTIRVYLPNQQRTVVNVRPGMTLHNCLIKALKVRGLQPECCAVFRLHPGQRSRKTRMDWNTDSTSLIGEELLVEVLDHVPLTTHNFVRKTFLKLAFCDICQKFLLNGFRCQTCGYKFHEHCSTKVPTMCIDWNNIRQLLLFPSPGEGGGPSLPPLTSRRMRDSLSRFPVSSHHRHSTPHAFNYIAPYPSSEPSLSHRQRSTSTPNVHMVSTTLPVDGTAFEDALRSHESGSPPNLSPTGWTQPKAPAPMHRERAATSNTQEKNRIRPRDKRDSSYYWEIEASEVVLHSRIGSGSFGTVYKGKWHGDVAVKILKVTDPTPEQFQAFRNEVAVLRKTRHVNILLFMGYMTKDNLAIVTQWCDGSSLYKHLHVQETNLQMFQLIDIARQTAQGMDYLHAKNIIHRDMKSNNIFLHEGLTVKIGDFGLATVKARWSGSHQVEQPSGSILWMAPEVLRMQDNNPYSFQSDVYSYGIVLYELMTGELPYSMIANRDQIIYMVGRGYLSPDLSKLYKSCPKAMKRLVADCIKKSRDDRPLFPQILSSIELLQHSLPKINRSASEPSMHRATHTEDINACTLTSTRLPVF from the exons ATGGAGCACATTCAAGGAGCCTGGAGGACTCTCAGCAATGGGTTTGGGTTCAAGGACTCTGTGTTTGAGGACGCGTGCATGTCCCCCACCATCATTAAAAGCTTCCCCTATCAGAGACGTGCGTCAGATGATGGGAAGATGGCCGACTCCTCCAAAACAAGCAGCACAATTCGAGTGTACCTGCCTAATCAACAGCGCACTGTG GTGAATGTGCGTCCTGGAATGACTTTGCACAACTGCCTAATCAAAGCTCTCAAGGTCAGAGGGCTACAGCCAGAGTGCTGTGCTGTCTTCAGACTACATCCAGGACAAAGAAG TAGAAAAACACGCATGGATTGGAACACAGATTCTACCTCACTCATCGGGGAGGAGCTCCTGGTAGAAGTGTTAGACCATGTACCTCTCACCACGCACAATTTT GTTCGGAAAACATTTCTGAAGTTGGCTTTCTGTGACATCTGTCAGAAGTTCCTGCTGAATGGCTTCCGATGCCAGACTTGTGGCTATAAGTTCCATGAGCACTGCAGTACCAAAGTCCCCACCATGTGTATTGACTGGAACAACATCCGTCAGCTCCT GTTGTTCCCAAGCCCAGGTGAAGGTGGGGGTCCgtccctcccccctctcacaAGCCGGCGCATGCGAGACTCCCTGTCCAGGTTTCCCGTCAG CTCCCATCACAGACACTCAACGCCTCATGCCTTTAACTACATCGCCCCATACCCGTCCTCAGAGCCTTCTCTCTCCCACCGTCAGAGGTCAACGTCCACACCCAACGTCCACATGGTCAGCACCACCCTGCCTGTGGACGGCACTGCCTTTGAG GATGCATTGAGAAGTCATGAGTCTG GGAGTCCTCCAAACCTGAGTCCCACTGGCTGGACTCAGCCAAAAGCGCCAGCTcccatgcacagagagagagctgccaCGTCCAACACTCAGGAAAAGAACCGAATC CGTCCAAGAGACAAGAGAGACTCCAGCTACTACTGGGAGATCGAGGCCAGCGAGGTGGTGCTCCACTCCCGGATAGGCTCTGGCTCATTTGGAACGGTCTACAAAGGGAAATGGCACG GTGACGTCGCAGTAAAAATCTTAAAGGTCACTGACCCCACACCAGAGCAATTCCAGGCCTTCCGCAACGAGGTGGCTGTTCTCAG GAAGACTCGGCATGTCAACATCCTGTTGTTCATGGGATACATGACCAAGGACAATCTGGCCATTGTGACCCAGTGGTGTGATGGCAGCAGCCTGTACAAGCACCTGCACGTCCAAGAGACCAACCTCCAGATGTTTCAGCTGATTGATATCGCGAGGCAGACCGCTCAGGGCATGGA TTATTTGCATGCAAAGAATATCATCCATCGGGACATGAAGTCAAACA ACATCTTCCTTCATGAGGGCCTGACTGTGAAGATCGGGGACTTTGGCCTGGCCACAGTGAAGGCCAGGTGGAGCGGCTCTCATCAGGTGGAACAGCCCTCGGGATCCATACTGTGGATG GCTCCTGAGGTGCTGCGGATGCAGGACAACAACCCTTACAGTTTCCAGTCAGACGTGTACTCCTATGGAATTGTCCTCTATGAGCTGATGACCGGGGAACTGCCCTATTCCATGATCGCAAACCGAGACCAG ATTATCTACATGGTTGGACGGGGGTACCTATCTCCAGACCTCAGTAAGCTGTACAAGAGTTGCCCCAAAGCCATGAAGAGACTCGTCGCTGACTGCATCAAGAAGTCTAGAGATGACAGGCCTCTGTTCCCACAG ATCCTGTCCTCTATTGAGCTGCTGCAGCACTCCCTTCCCAAAATCAACCGCAGCGCCTCCGAGCCCTCCATGCACCGAGCCACACACACCGAGGACATCAACGCCTGCACTTTGACCTCCACACGGCTCCCCGTCTTTTAG
- the raf1b gene encoding RAF proto-oncogene serine/threonine-protein kinase isoform X1 translates to MEHIQGAWRTLSNGFGFKDSVFEDACMSPTIIKSFPYQRRASDDGKMADSSKTSSTIRVYLPNQQRTVVNVRPGMTLHNCLIKALKVRGLQPECCAVFRLHPGQRSRKTRMDWNTDSTSLIGEELLVEVLDHVPLTTHNFVRKTFLKLAFCDICQKFLLNGFRCQTCGYKFHEHCSTKVPTMCIDWNNIRQLLLFPSPGEGGGPSLPPLTSRRMRDSLSRFPVSSHHRHSTPHAFNYIAPYPSSEPSLSHRQRSTSTPNVHMVSTTLPVDGTAFELDRLKAPASSWSRRFCQRRRVGTVCFSNPLIDVTQDRHEKDALRSHESGSPPNLSPTGWTQPKAPAPMHRERAATSNTQEKNRIRPRDKRDSSYYWEIEASEVVLHSRIGSGSFGTVYKGKWHGDVAVKILKVTDPTPEQFQAFRNEVAVLRKTRHVNILLFMGYMTKDNLAIVTQWCDGSSLYKHLHVQETNLQMFQLIDIARQTAQGMDYLHAKNIIHRDMKSNNIFLHEGLTVKIGDFGLATVKARWSGSHQVEQPSGSILWMAPEVLRMQDNNPYSFQSDVYSYGIVLYELMTGELPYSMIANRDQIIYMVGRGYLSPDLSKLYKSCPKAMKRLVADCIKKSRDDRPLFPQILSSIELLQHSLPKINRSASEPSMHRATHTEDINACTLTSTRLPVF, encoded by the exons ATGGAGCACATTCAAGGAGCCTGGAGGACTCTCAGCAATGGGTTTGGGTTCAAGGACTCTGTGTTTGAGGACGCGTGCATGTCCCCCACCATCATTAAAAGCTTCCCCTATCAGAGACGTGCGTCAGATGATGGGAAGATGGCCGACTCCTCCAAAACAAGCAGCACAATTCGAGTGTACCTGCCTAATCAACAGCGCACTGTG GTGAATGTGCGTCCTGGAATGACTTTGCACAACTGCCTAATCAAAGCTCTCAAGGTCAGAGGGCTACAGCCAGAGTGCTGTGCTGTCTTCAGACTACATCCAGGACAAAGAAG TAGAAAAACACGCATGGATTGGAACACAGATTCTACCTCACTCATCGGGGAGGAGCTCCTGGTAGAAGTGTTAGACCATGTACCTCTCACCACGCACAATTTT GTTCGGAAAACATTTCTGAAGTTGGCTTTCTGTGACATCTGTCAGAAGTTCCTGCTGAATGGCTTCCGATGCCAGACTTGTGGCTATAAGTTCCATGAGCACTGCAGTACCAAAGTCCCCACCATGTGTATTGACTGGAACAACATCCGTCAGCTCCT GTTGTTCCCAAGCCCAGGTGAAGGTGGGGGTCCgtccctcccccctctcacaAGCCGGCGCATGCGAGACTCCCTGTCCAGGTTTCCCGTCAG CTCCCATCACAGACACTCAACGCCTCATGCCTTTAACTACATCGCCCCATACCCGTCCTCAGAGCCTTCTCTCTCCCACCGTCAGAGGTCAACGTCCACACCCAACGTCCACATGGTCAGCACCACCCTGCCTGTGGACGGCACTGCCTTTGAG CTAGATAGGCTGAAAGCCCCTGCTAGTTCCTGGAGCCGGCGCTTTTGCCAGAGGAGAAGAGTAGGGACTGTTTGTTTCTCCAATCCTTTAATTGATGTCACCCAAGACCGTCATGAAAAG GATGCATTGAGAAGTCATGAGTCTG GGAGTCCTCCAAACCTGAGTCCCACTGGCTGGACTCAGCCAAAAGCGCCAGCTcccatgcacagagagagagctgccaCGTCCAACACTCAGGAAAAGAACCGAATC CGTCCAAGAGACAAGAGAGACTCCAGCTACTACTGGGAGATCGAGGCCAGCGAGGTGGTGCTCCACTCCCGGATAGGCTCTGGCTCATTTGGAACGGTCTACAAAGGGAAATGGCACG GTGACGTCGCAGTAAAAATCTTAAAGGTCACTGACCCCACACCAGAGCAATTCCAGGCCTTCCGCAACGAGGTGGCTGTTCTCAG GAAGACTCGGCATGTCAACATCCTGTTGTTCATGGGATACATGACCAAGGACAATCTGGCCATTGTGACCCAGTGGTGTGATGGCAGCAGCCTGTACAAGCACCTGCACGTCCAAGAGACCAACCTCCAGATGTTTCAGCTGATTGATATCGCGAGGCAGACCGCTCAGGGCATGGA TTATTTGCATGCAAAGAATATCATCCATCGGGACATGAAGTCAAACA ACATCTTCCTTCATGAGGGCCTGACTGTGAAGATCGGGGACTTTGGCCTGGCCACAGTGAAGGCCAGGTGGAGCGGCTCTCATCAGGTGGAACAGCCCTCGGGATCCATACTGTGGATG GCTCCTGAGGTGCTGCGGATGCAGGACAACAACCCTTACAGTTTCCAGTCAGACGTGTACTCCTATGGAATTGTCCTCTATGAGCTGATGACCGGGGAACTGCCCTATTCCATGATCGCAAACCGAGACCAG ATTATCTACATGGTTGGACGGGGGTACCTATCTCCAGACCTCAGTAAGCTGTACAAGAGTTGCCCCAAAGCCATGAAGAGACTCGTCGCTGACTGCATCAAGAAGTCTAGAGATGACAGGCCTCTGTTCCCACAG ATCCTGTCCTCTATTGAGCTGCTGCAGCACTCCCTTCCCAAAATCAACCGCAGCGCCTCCGAGCCCTCCATGCACCGAGCCACACACACCGAGGACATCAACGCCTGCACTTTGACCTCCACACGGCTCCCCGTCTTTTAG